A window from Bacteroidales bacterium encodes these proteins:
- a CDS encoding lipase family protein — MKKNRLNFRINHALFALVAGIAFFSYSCTKDSDNEPIREYVVQQTKILNYPLASIQVLVAGQMASYPEAAEIVNHINYGVDVYRVNYKTHYGDSLVTASGLVCIPDVKGSFPVMSFQNGTNASHADAPTVNPTDPGYVIMQFMASNGYAVLMTDYIGFDASANIVHPYYQRECTNNAVIDLIHAYNELSEAGDIKSTPNDSLFLLGYSQGGEATISATEKIEHDSPLNMDVIAVSAGAGAYDLMAFTDYVLAQESFPAPMYFPYFIYSHQQFGTITSPLSLFFKEPYSTQIPGLFDGSHTNGDINESLPNPIADLLTPELIQNFETGDAFEELRNELTSSSIHGWKTNLRIQLYHGTADDNVPPDQSLNLYNEFITAGSNTEDVKHFTLEGLGHGAGLMPWGIGTVNWFNSLR, encoded by the coding sequence ATGAAAAAGAACCGGTTGAATTTCAGGATAAATCACGCCTTATTCGCGCTGGTTGCAGGTATTGCTTTTTTCAGTTATTCCTGTACAAAAGATTCGGACAATGAACCGATACGCGAATACGTGGTTCAGCAAACCAAGATTCTCAACTACCCGTTAGCTTCAATCCAGGTGCTTGTTGCCGGCCAGATGGCATCCTATCCTGAAGCCGCAGAAATTGTAAATCATATAAATTACGGTGTTGACGTTTACAGGGTCAATTATAAAACGCATTACGGAGATTCCTTAGTAACAGCAAGCGGGTTGGTTTGCATACCCGATGTTAAGGGTTCTTTTCCTGTTATGAGCTTTCAGAATGGCACGAATGCATCCCATGCAGATGCTCCCACTGTTAATCCAACTGATCCGGGTTATGTTATCATGCAGTTTATGGCGAGTAATGGATACGCTGTCCTGATGACGGATTACATTGGTTTTGATGCTTCAGCCAATATTGTGCACCCTTACTATCAAAGAGAGTGTACTAACAATGCAGTGATCGACCTGATACATGCCTACAATGAGCTGAGTGAAGCTGGTGATATAAAATCAACACCAAACGACAGTCTTTTTCTCCTTGGTTATTCGCAGGGTGGCGAAGCAACTATTTCAGCCACTGAGAAAATTGAACATGATTCCCCTCTCAATATGGATGTTATCGCGGTTTCAGCAGGTGCAGGGGCTTATGATCTGATGGCTTTCACCGATTATGTGCTTGCACAGGAAAGTTTTCCTGCTCCTATGTATTTTCCGTATTTTATTTATTCGCATCAGCAGTTCGGAACCATTACAAGCCCACTGAGCCTGTTTTTTAAAGAACCCTATTCAACCCAGATACCGGGCCTTTTTGACGGATCACACACGAATGGCGACATTAATGAAAGTCTGCCCAATCCTATTGCTGATTTGCTCACACCGGAACTGATTCAAAATTTCGAAACCGGTGATGCATTTGAAGAATTGAGGAATGAATTGACTTCATCCAGCATCCATGGCTGGAAAACAAATTTACGCATACAGTTATACCATGGAACAGCCGATGATAATGTACCCCCCGATCAGTCGCTTAACCTTTATAATGAATTCATTACAGCAGGTTCAAACACTGAAGATGTAAAGCACTTTACATTGGAAGGTCTCGGGCATGGAGCCGGTCTGATGCCATGGGGAATAGGCACGGTGAACTGGTTTAATTCTTTACGATAA
- a CDS encoding TlpA disulfide reductase family protein translates to MKRTSILTLLALLITFSCTFCQEDDRGYIVETGQMAPDFTLTTTDGKVFKLSEQRGKIVMLQFTASWCGVCRKEMPHIESEIWQPLKAKDFVLVGLDRDEAPEVVSKFASTMKITYPLAPDPNADVFGLYALKEAGVTRNVIIDREGKIVFLTRLYEEKEFNNMKEVIFKLVNP, encoded by the coding sequence ATGAAGCGAACCTCAATATTAACTCTGTTAGCCTTACTCATAACTTTTTCTTGTACATTCTGCCAGGAAGATGACCGCGGCTATATTGTAGAAACAGGCCAGATGGCTCCCGATTTCACACTGACAACCACTGATGGCAAAGTTTTCAAACTTTCAGAACAACGTGGAAAAATTGTTATGCTGCAATTTACAGCCAGTTGGTGCGGGGTATGCAGAAAGGAAATGCCGCATATCGAAAGTGAAATCTGGCAGCCATTAAAAGCTAAGGACTTCGTGCTTGTCGGTCTTGACAGGGATGAAGCTCCTGAGGTTGTTTCGAAGTTTGCATCCACAATGAAAATTACTTATCCTCTTGCGCCGGATCCGAATGCAGATGTCTTTGGACTTTATGCCCTCAAGGAAGCCGGAGTCACACGAAATGTAATTATCGACCGTGAAGGTAAGATAGTTTTTCTTACAAGACTCTATGAAGAAAAGGAGTTTAATAACATGAAGGAGGTTATATTTAAACTGGTTAACCCATAA
- the odhB gene encoding 2-oxoglutarate dehydrogenase complex dihydrolipoyllysine-residue succinyltransferase, with protein MILEIKIPAAGESVTEAAIGNWLAEDGSFVEKDQEIAEVETDKATLPLIAPTSGLLKIVAETGKKVKVGDLACTIDTEGKGKSTTKAASAEEHKTITTTPSAAAATSEEHMTHEPTEPIPSGDSESKAHSTPPTVTKENPSTQKNQDQDADKSATLSGLDQPLKVTPLAQRIMEENDLDLEDVINGLKKITRHEVEQVLQQKNTQNMQAGGSEKTAAAQTPERTPMSPLRRKLSKRLVAVKNETAMLTTFNEVDMSSLMNLRKKHQDTFKEKFGQKPGLVSFFAMACSKALQEFPRVNSYIDGDDIVTPHQVDIAIAVQTDKGLMVPVIRNTASMNISQLELAITEMANKARAAKLSIDEMTGGTFTITNGGVFGSMLSTPILNPPQSAILGMHNIVDRPVAINGKVEIRPIMYVALSYDHRLIDGRDSVSFLVKVKQLIESPVTMLLQGRDPEKMLLGL; from the coding sequence ATGATTCTCGAAATTAAAATACCGGCAGCAGGTGAATCGGTTACCGAAGCTGCAATCGGAAACTGGCTTGCTGAAGACGGAAGCTTTGTTGAAAAGGACCAGGAAATAGCCGAAGTGGAAACTGATAAGGCAACCCTTCCGCTTATTGCGCCCACTTCGGGTTTGCTGAAAATTGTAGCTGAAACAGGCAAAAAAGTAAAGGTGGGCGACCTGGCATGCACAATTGATACAGAAGGGAAAGGCAAGTCAACCACTAAAGCGGCATCGGCTGAAGAACATAAAACGATTACAACCACTCCGTCGGCAGCGGCAGCAACATCGGAAGAACATATGACACATGAACCGACAGAGCCGATCCCATCAGGAGATTCGGAATCTAAAGCTCATTCGACTCCGCCCACGGTGACAAAAGAAAACCCTTCGACTCAAAAAAACCAAGATCAGGACGCTGACAAATCTGCGACGTTGTCAGGTCTTGACCAGCCGTTGAAGGTAACACCATTGGCACAGCGAATCATGGAAGAGAATGATCTTGACCTGGAAGATGTGATCAATGGTTTGAAGAAAATCACAAGGCACGAGGTGGAACAGGTGCTTCAACAAAAAAATACGCAGAACATGCAGGCAGGTGGCAGCGAAAAGACTGCTGCCGCTCAGACACCTGAACGAACTCCCATGTCGCCCCTCAGGAGAAAACTGAGCAAAAGGCTTGTAGCCGTTAAAAATGAAACAGCCATGCTCACCACTTTCAATGAAGTGGACATGAGCAGCCTCATGAATTTACGAAAGAAACATCAGGATACTTTTAAGGAAAAATTCGGTCAGAAGCCAGGATTGGTATCTTTTTTTGCCATGGCCTGCAGCAAAGCATTACAAGAATTTCCGAGAGTCAACTCGTATATTGACGGTGATGATATCGTAACACCGCACCAGGTTGATATAGCCATTGCCGTTCAGACGGATAAAGGTCTGATGGTTCCCGTGATCAGGAATACAGCTTCGATGAATATTTCGCAGCTTGAACTGGCCATTACGGAAATGGCAAATAAAGCCAGGGCTGCCAAACTATCGATTGATGAAATGACAGGCGGAACATTTACAATTACAAACGGGGGTGTTTTTGGCTCCATGCTTTCCACACCTATTTTGAATCCGCCACAATCGGCCATCCTGGGTATGCATAACATCGTCGACCGTCCTGTTGCCATCAACGGGAAAGTTGAAATACGACCTATCATGTACGTTGCCCTGTCATATGATCACCGGCTCATTGACGGAAGGGATTCCGTGAGCTTCCTTGTGAAAGTGAAACAGTTGATTGAATCACCGGTCACCATGTTGTTGCAAGGACGGGATCCCGAGAAAATGCTCCTGGGTTTATAG
- a CDS encoding 2-oxoglutarate dehydrogenase E1 component, whose translation MDQFSFLGNSEIETIDQLYNQYLNNPESLDSSWRTFFAGFDFARKFQTGSEGGNEQLDKEFRVLSLIDSYRKRGHLFTKTNPVRTRRKYYPTLDLENYNLGEADLNTTFHAGTEIGLGNTTLKNIVDHLQQTYCQSVGAEYMFIRDQEKTEWLQNRLESGKNMTDFDEPDKKRIYDLLKKAVGFESFIHKRFVGQKRFSLEGTETLIPALHYLIEKGSSLGIEAFFFSMAHRGRLNVLANVIQKPYEYIFQEFIGEEYDEQIALGDVKYHLGYCNKITLPNGKQVSLNLVPNPSHLESASPVIQGVTRAHIDQKYHGDYSKAAPVIIHGDAAIAGQGVVYEVIQMSELPGYKTGGTVHIVINNQVGFTTNYLDARSSTYCTDIAKVIKVPIFHVNGDDAEALVHTILMAMDFRHKFSSDVFIDILSYRKYGHSESDEPRYTQPTLYKAIAVHPNPRDIYAQEILSKEIYTEEEIKKQQQEFDAYLDEKFNLSKGLGKVHIQRFLNEEWKGFKHAKRVDFEKRQSNEITIDLLKFLGDKITYLPSNEKFIDKTIKLNEDRKKMITDNKLDWAMSELLAYGTLLYEGHPVRVSGQDSVRGTFAQRHAAHVIEETDSIFVPLKHVAPGQASFSIYNSPLNEYGVLGFEYGYAMASPKGLTIWEAQYGDFANVAQVIVDQYISSAEEKWGLMNGIVLFLPHGYEGQGPEHSSARIERYLMLAANNNMQVVNPTTPANFFHLLRQSINRNFRVPLIVFTPKSLLRHPLCTSSLDELASGTFQEVIDDDDVDIQEVRRLVFCSGKIYYDLLARKKEFNARDVAIVRIEQLHPFPNAQVEKITNKYPNVMLTLWVQEEPGNMGPWRHIHHEFRGEIIPVYRQPSGSPAVGLLRLHQVSQEEIIGKVFRKCECDLNRKYCGLQCSSGSLRQQILKQYSYFAEKI comes from the coding sequence ATGGATCAATTTTCTTTTTTGGGGAATAGTGAAATAGAAACTATTGACCAGCTTTATAACCAATATCTGAATAATCCCGAATCTCTGGACAGCAGTTGGAGGACTTTTTTTGCCGGTTTTGATTTCGCCAGGAAGTTTCAGACCGGATCAGAAGGAGGCAATGAACAGTTAGATAAAGAATTCAGAGTTCTAAGCCTGATTGACAGTTACAGGAAAAGAGGACACCTTTTTACAAAAACCAACCCGGTTCGAACCCGGAGGAAATATTATCCCACACTCGACCTTGAAAATTACAACCTGGGTGAAGCGGATCTGAACACTACGTTTCATGCAGGAACTGAAATCGGCCTGGGAAACACCACACTTAAAAACATTGTCGATCACCTTCAGCAGACATATTGCCAATCGGTAGGAGCGGAATATATGTTTATCCGCGACCAGGAAAAAACCGAATGGCTTCAAAACAGGCTGGAATCAGGCAAGAATATGACTGATTTCGATGAACCGGATAAGAAGCGGATTTATGATCTTCTCAAAAAGGCAGTAGGATTCGAAAGTTTTATCCATAAGAGGTTTGTAGGTCAGAAACGGTTTTCACTCGAAGGAACCGAAACTCTTATCCCGGCTTTGCATTATTTGATCGAAAAGGGATCCTCCCTTGGAATCGAGGCGTTTTTCTTCAGTATGGCTCACCGTGGCAGGTTGAACGTTCTTGCCAATGTGATTCAGAAGCCGTATGAATATATTTTCCAGGAATTTATCGGTGAGGAATATGATGAGCAAATTGCACTCGGGGATGTGAAATATCACCTGGGCTATTGCAACAAGATAACCCTGCCGAACGGCAAACAGGTAAGTCTTAACCTTGTTCCCAATCCTTCTCATCTTGAAAGCGCTTCTCCTGTAATTCAGGGTGTCACACGGGCACATATCGATCAGAAATACCATGGCGATTATTCAAAGGCGGCGCCGGTGATTATTCATGGTGATGCTGCCATAGCCGGCCAGGGCGTGGTATATGAAGTCATTCAGATGTCTGAGCTTCCGGGTTATAAAACGGGCGGTACTGTTCATATTGTGATAAACAACCAGGTAGGGTTTACAACCAACTACCTTGATGCACGGTCAAGCACTTATTGCACCGATATTGCCAAAGTAATCAAAGTACCGATATTCCATGTAAACGGCGATGATGCCGAAGCCCTTGTACATACGATTCTCATGGCCATGGACTTCAGGCATAAATTTTCCTCGGATGTATTTATCGACATTCTTTCATATCGCAAATACGGGCACAGTGAAAGTGATGAACCGCGGTATACCCAGCCTACGCTTTACAAGGCAATAGCCGTGCATCCGAATCCCCGTGATATTTATGCACAGGAAATCCTTTCCAAAGAAATATACACGGAAGAAGAAATTAAAAAACAACAACAGGAATTTGATGCTTACCTCGATGAAAAATTCAATCTTTCAAAGGGGTTGGGCAAAGTACATATTCAGAGGTTCCTTAATGAAGAGTGGAAAGGATTTAAACACGCCAAAAGGGTTGATTTTGAAAAGCGGCAATCGAATGAAATTACGATTGACCTGCTGAAATTCCTGGGGGATAAAATAACTTACCTGCCTTCCAACGAAAAATTCATCGACAAAACGATCAAGCTTAACGAGGACCGAAAAAAGATGATAACCGACAATAAGCTTGACTGGGCTATGAGTGAGCTTCTGGCCTACGGAACCTTACTTTACGAAGGTCACCCGGTAAGGGTCTCAGGCCAGGATTCGGTAAGAGGAACATTCGCACAGCGCCATGCAGCCCATGTGATTGAGGAAACTGACAGCATTTTTGTTCCGCTCAAGCATGTGGCACCCGGACAGGCGTCTTTCTCTATTTATAACTCCCCGCTTAATGAATATGGTGTTCTCGGTTTTGAATACGGGTATGCCATGGCTTCACCAAAAGGACTTACCATCTGGGAAGCCCAGTATGGCGATTTTGCCAATGTGGCACAGGTGATAGTGGATCAGTATATCAGTTCTGCAGAAGAAAAGTGGGGACTGATGAACGGTATAGTATTGTTCCTGCCGCATGGATATGAGGGACAAGGACCGGAACATTCAAGTGCCAGGATTGAAAGGTATTTGATGCTGGCCGCCAATAACAACATGCAGGTTGTGAACCCTACAACGCCTGCCAATTTCTTTCACCTGCTCAGGCAGAGTATAAACAGAAACTTCAGGGTTCCGCTTATCGTTTTCACACCGAAGAGCCTGTTGAGGCATCCGTTGTGTACTTCATCACTGGATGAGCTTGCTTCCGGAACATTCCAGGAAGTAATTGACGATGATGATGTGGACATACAGGAAGTAAGGCGTCTTGTTTTCTGTTCAGGAAAAATTTACTACGATCTGCTTGCCAGGAAGAAGGAATTTAACGCACGCGACGTAGCCATTGTGCGTATAGAGCAGCTTCACCCCTTTCCGAATGCCCAGGTTGAAAAGATTACAAATAAATATCCCAACGTGATGCTTACGCTTTGGGTACAGGAAGAACCCGGAAACATGGGACCCTGGAGGCATATCCATCATGAATTCAGGGGCGAAATTATCCCCGTATACCGTCAGCCGAGCGGAAGTCCGGCAGTGGGGCTCCTGAGGCTTCACCAGGTAAGCCAGGAAGAAATTATCGGCAAGGTATTCCGTAAATGTGAATGTGACCTTAACCGCAAGTATTGCGGATTGCAGTGTTCAAGCGGAAGTTTGCGGCAACAGATCCTGAAACAGTACAGTTATTTCGCTGAAAAAATTTAA
- a CDS encoding UDP-glucose--hexose-1-phosphate uridylyltransferase, whose product MEMLQQYTHRRYNALTGDWVLVAPHRTKRPWQGQQEENQQKQPVQYDPQCYLCPGNTRANGEKNPDYRSTYTFVNDFSSLIDSVPDFETNTEELLVARSEKGICKVVCFSPRHDLTLAEMSVSEIEPVIRIWREEYKNLGELPFINYVQIFENRGEIMGASNPHPHGQIWSQTTIPVEPAKEQEQQRKYLAKNQSVLLLDYLNIELEKKERIIHENAGFVVLVPFWAVWPYETMILPKRKIRSLLDFTPAEVSQLADALKILTVKYDNLFKISFPYSAGIHQSPTDGVEHPEWQFHMHFYPPLLRSATIKKFMVGYEMLGNPQRDITAETSAQILRDLPVVHWKA is encoded by the coding sequence ATGGAAATGCTTCAGCAATATACTCACCGAAGGTACAATGCCCTTACAGGTGACTGGGTACTTGTAGCGCCACACCGTACAAAAAGGCCCTGGCAGGGACAACAGGAAGAAAACCAGCAGAAACAACCTGTTCAGTATGATCCTCAGTGTTACCTGTGCCCAGGAAACACGAGGGCAAACGGCGAGAAAAATCCGGACTACAGATCAACTTATACCTTCGTAAACGACTTCAGTTCCCTCATCGACAGTGTTCCAGATTTTGAAACTAACACTGAAGAATTACTTGTCGCCCGCTCGGAAAAAGGTATCTGTAAAGTGGTATGTTTCTCACCACGCCATGATCTTACACTGGCTGAAATGTCCGTTTCAGAAATTGAACCGGTTATCAGGATATGGCGTGAGGAATATAAAAACCTTGGAGAACTCCCTTTCATCAATTACGTCCAGATTTTTGAAAACCGTGGTGAGATCATGGGCGCCAGCAACCCCCACCCTCACGGCCAAATATGGTCACAGACCACCATACCTGTTGAACCCGCTAAAGAGCAGGAGCAACAAAGAAAATACCTTGCAAAGAATCAATCGGTTCTTTTATTGGATTACCTGAATATTGAGTTGGAAAAGAAGGAACGGATCATTCATGAGAATGCGGGATTTGTTGTTCTGGTTCCTTTCTGGGCAGTTTGGCCGTATGAAACCATGATCCTTCCGAAAAGAAAAATCAGGAGCCTTCTCGATTTTACACCCGCAGAAGTAAGCCAACTTGCCGATGCACTGAAAATACTGACAGTTAAATACGATAATCTCTTCAAAATATCATTTCCTTATTCAGCCGGAATTCACCAGTCGCCCACCGACGGTGTGGAACATCCCGAATGGCAGTTCCATATGCATTTCTATCCGCCTCTGCTCAGGTCGGCTACTATTAAAAAATTTATGGTAGGATATGAAATGCTTGGCAATCCCCAGCGCGATATCACTGCAGAAACCAGTGCACAGATATTGAGGGATTTGCCGGTTGTGCATTGGAAGGCTTGA
- a CDS encoding NAD(P) transhydrogenase subunit alpha codes for MIIGFLKEKAPERRVAVSPETAKSLLAMKTQIYMESGAGEEACMFDNDYVKAGVKIATRSEVLASSDCILSVHGILPGEFDIWGNGKILVGHLNILGNLPLLDKLITYKTTSFSLDLLPRTTIAQSMDVLSSMATVSGYKAVLDAAMHLPRFFPMFMTASGTIKPARVLILGAGVAGLQALATSRRLGAVVDVFDVRSAVKEEVQSLGGRFIEVPGAVEKREAGGYAVEQQEEYRKLQSKMIHNYAIKADVIICTAQVPGKKAPVLITEETVESMLPGSVIVDLSAPNGGNCALTVNNSIITHNEVVIIGKVNYPSWISMDASRMFSTNLTNFARLLIDTEGNPAPDWNDEIVKYTCLTHEGKIVNEKMIAAFKE; via the coding sequence ATGATAATAGGATTTCTTAAAGAAAAGGCACCGGAGCGAAGAGTGGCAGTTAGTCCCGAAACAGCAAAAAGCCTGCTGGCAATGAAAACGCAAATCTACATGGAGTCTGGCGCAGGTGAAGAAGCATGCATGTTTGATAATGATTATGTAAAGGCCGGAGTGAAAATTGCAACCCGGTCAGAGGTTCTTGCATCTTCAGACTGCATCTTATCTGTGCACGGAATATTACCCGGTGAATTTGATATCTGGGGAAATGGTAAAATTCTTGTCGGGCACCTTAACATCCTTGGTAATCTGCCTTTACTTGATAAGCTTATCACATATAAAACCACATCGTTCAGTCTTGATTTGCTCCCCCGGACAACAATTGCCCAATCCATGGATGTGCTTTCAAGTATGGCCACTGTTTCAGGTTATAAGGCTGTTCTCGATGCCGCCATGCACCTTCCGAGGTTCTTCCCGATGTTTATGACAGCTTCAGGAACAATAAAACCGGCAAGGGTTTTAATCCTTGGTGCCGGCGTTGCAGGTCTACAGGCACTTGCCACCTCACGAAGACTTGGCGCAGTGGTAGATGTATTTGACGTAAGATCGGCGGTGAAAGAGGAGGTTCAGAGCCTCGGAGGAAGGTTTATTGAGGTTCCGGGCGCTGTGGAAAAAAGAGAAGCTGGTGGTTACGCTGTTGAGCAGCAGGAGGAATACCGTAAACTCCAGAGCAAAATGATCCATAACTATGCGATAAAAGCTGATGTTATAATATGCACAGCGCAGGTTCCAGGCAAGAAAGCCCCGGTTCTGATAACTGAAGAAACTGTTGAATCGATGTTGCCGGGTTCTGTAATAGTGGACCTGTCTGCACCTAACGGAGGCAACTGCGCATTAACTGTTAATAACTCTATTATTACGCATAATGAGGTTGTTATTATTGGAAAGGTAAATTATCCATCCTGGATTTCAATGGATGCAAGCCGCATGTTCAGTACTAATCTTACAAATTTTGCGCGACTTCTGATTGATACAGAAGGCAACCCGGCACCCGACTGGAATGATGAAATTGTTAAATATACCTGCCTGACCCATGAAGGCAAAATTGTGAATGAAAAAATGATTGCTGCTTTTAAAGAATAA
- a CDS encoding LytTR family DNA-binding domain-containing protein translates to MMIRTIAIDDEPLALQLVAGYIEKTPGLELIGKFDNPLDAFEFMNNEQVDLIFLDIQMPDLTGIEFTKAISKGPKVIFTTAYEKYALEGFKLDVIDYLLKPFSYEEFFKAAQKALRLIGLEQKGEMTQVEANNEFLFLKSEYKIRRINFSDILYIEGLKDYVKVYVSGDPKPVLSLTSLKLLETKLPESKFMRVHRSFIVNLGKIDTIERSRIIFGKTYIPVSDQFKDKFQEFLNKNFL, encoded by the coding sequence ATGATGATCAGGACTATTGCTATAGATGATGAACCCCTGGCCCTTCAGCTGGTTGCCGGTTATATTGAAAAAACTCCGGGACTTGAACTGATCGGAAAATTTGACAATCCGCTTGATGCGTTCGAGTTTATGAACAATGAACAGGTTGACCTGATTTTCCTTGATATACAGATGCCTGACCTGACGGGAATCGAATTCACGAAAGCTATATCGAAAGGGCCCAAGGTAATTTTTACAACGGCCTATGAAAAATATGCGCTCGAAGGTTTTAAACTCGACGTTATCGATTACCTTCTGAAGCCTTTCAGCTATGAGGAATTCTTTAAAGCTGCTCAAAAAGCTTTGCGGTTGATTGGTCTTGAGCAGAAAGGAGAAATGACGCAGGTCGAAGCCAACAATGAATTCCTTTTTCTTAAATCGGAATACAAAATCCGGAGGATTAATTTCTCAGACATTTTATATATCGAAGGATTGAAAGACTATGTGAAGGTTTATGTTTCAGGTGATCCGAAGCCTGTGTTGTCGTTGACCTCCTTGAAACTTCTTGAAACCAAGCTACCGGAATCAAAGTTCATGCGAGTCCACAGGTCATTTATAGTAAACCTCGGAAAAATTGATACAATTGAACGCAGCCGGATCATATTCGGTAAAACCTACATTCCGGTAAGTGATCAATTTAAAGATAAATTCCAGGAGTTTCTGAATAAGAATTTTTTGTAA
- a CDS encoding NAD(P)(+) transhydrogenase (Re/Si-specific) subunit beta encodes MAGTEIDYKIAILDLSYLVASILFIIGLKMLSKPSSARKGNLWAASGMIFAIITTLLFHKDGSGHTIPVANAILVLVIIAASTVIGSVIARRVKMTSMPQMVSLFNATGGAASSIIALTEYSDPSNTRILVTVLGMVVGNISFIGSLIAYGKLDGKISDWYNRMMKYINLFIVLLIVLVIFYVVIAQPADQARNTLVYSLFAISLIYGVFLVMPIGGADMPVVISLLNSFTGIAVAMAGFIYSNQAMILGGILVGATGTILTIIMCKAMNRSLLNVIVGAFGANVTGSSHQVQGAIKEISYSDTAVLLRFSQKVVIIPGYGLAAAQAQHLCSELDHLLTDRDVSVLYAIHPVAGRMPGHMNVLLAEANVPYEKLIEMDQINPDMPNVDVVLVIGANDVVNPAAMDDPSSPIYGMPIIRAHEAKNIIVVKRGMGKGYAAIENNLFFNDKTRMLFGNAKDVLQKLIAELKAME; translated from the coding sequence ATGGCCGGAACCGAAATCGATTACAAAATTGCCATACTTGATTTAAGCTATCTTGTAGCTTCAATACTTTTTATTATCGGATTAAAAATGCTCAGCAAGCCTTCATCTGCCAGAAAGGGGAACCTGTGGGCTGCATCGGGCATGATTTTCGCGATCATTACAACCCTCCTGTTTCATAAGGACGGCAGCGGACATACAATACCAGTGGCCAACGCAATCCTTGTTTTAGTAATCATCGCGGCCTCCACTGTAATCGGTTCGGTAATTGCCAGGAGGGTCAAAATGACTTCAATGCCTCAAATGGTATCCTTGTTTAATGCCACGGGCGGCGCTGCTTCGAGCATTATTGCGCTGACTGAATACAGTGATCCTTCCAATACGAGAATTTTGGTTACGGTTCTGGGTATGGTAGTGGGAAATATCTCGTTTATCGGAAGCCTGATTGCATACGGAAAACTGGATGGAAAGATCAGTGACTGGTATAACAGGATGATGAAGTATATAAACCTGTTCATTGTATTGCTGATTGTTTTAGTGATCTTTTATGTCGTCATTGCTCAACCTGCAGATCAGGCCAGAAATACCCTTGTTTATTCGTTATTTGCCATATCACTCATTTACGGCGTATTTTTAGTAATGCCCATTGGCGGAGCTGACATGCCTGTTGTGATATCCCTTCTGAATTCATTTACTGGCATTGCCGTTGCCATGGCAGGTTTTATCTATTCGAACCAGGCAATGATCCTGGGAGGTATCCTGGTTGGCGCCACGGGTACAATTCTAACAATTATCATGTGCAAGGCTATGAACCGGTCTCTTCTGAATGTAATAGTAGGCGCCTTCGGCGCGAATGTTACCGGTTCTTCACATCAGGTTCAGGGCGCCATAAAAGAAATATCCTATAGCGATACAGCCGTTTTGCTGCGGTTCAGTCAGAAAGTGGTAATTATACCCGGATACGGACTGGCCGCGGCACAGGCTCAGCACTTGTGCAGCGAACTGGATCATTTGCTTACCGACCGGGATGTGAGTGTACTGTACGCCATTCACCCTGTGGCAGGCCGTATGCCCGGGCATATGAATGTGCTGCTGGCAGAAGCCAATGTTCCCTATGAGAAGCTCATTGAAATGGACCAGATTAACCCCGATATGCCCAATGTGGATGTGGTGCTTGTGATCGGGGCAAATGATGTGGTGAATCCTGCCGCAATGGATGATCCGTCGAGTCCGATATACGGAATGCCTATCATCCGCGCCCATGAAGCTAAAAATATAATTGTTGTAAAGCGCGGAATGGGTAAAGGTTATGCAGCGATCGAGAATAATCTTTTCTTCAACGATAAAACCCGTATGCTCTTCGGCAATGCAAAAGATGTTCTTCAAAAACTGATAGCCGAGCTTAAAGCCATGGAATAA
- a CDS encoding NAD(P) transhydrogenase subunit alpha codes for MQQFFEFIYTFRQEIFIVVLSIFLGIEVISNVPSVLHTPLMSGANAIHGIIIIGGIMLLGHAPLSPLSFKAVMGIAAVFLATLNVAGGFVVTDRMLEMFKRKTQKKQNNQ; via the coding sequence ATGCAACAATTCTTTGAATTCATCTATACGTTCCGACAGGAAATATTTATTGTTGTTCTGTCTATTTTCCTCGGAATTGAAGTGATTTCCAATGTTCCGTCGGTTCTTCATACTCCATTAATGTCTGGGGCAAATGCAATCCATGGGATCATCATCATTGGAGGTATAATGTTGCTCGGACATGCACCCTTATCGCCCCTTTCTTTTAAGGCCGTTATGGGTATCGCTGCAGTGTTCCTGGCCACGTTAAATGTAGCCGGAGGTTTTGTTGTCACTGACAGGATGCTTGAAATGTTTAAAAGGAAAACACAGAAAAAGCAAAATAACCAATAA